The region CCAAGGCCCCGGCCGCATGCCCGGTATGCGCCCATCCGCAGTCCTTCTTCGAAGTCACCGCAGAAAACTATTAAGACCGCGCGAGCTGAAATTAACTCAGTTCTTATTATTGGCTCGCGCTCTCGCAACCGCCCTCGGTTAATACCGAGGGTTTCGTTGCTCACAGAAGGAGCCAAGTGTCGCAGCAGACTGCGCAAGCTGCATATATCAAAAACGCCTCGTTTACACGAGGCGTTCATTTCTTTTTCTGCGACAGTGTCTTGATATCATATTTCTTCTGGATTTCGCTTACGTACTCGTAATCGGAAAGGAATGCAACAAAAAATATACTTCTGGTTCAAATGGAGTCCGAAACCCCTAGTCCTTCACGCAGCGAATCGAAAGTCCGCTGTCCTTGAATACGGAACCGCCGCCAAAGCTGAAGTTTTCCCAGTAGCTCCAGCTGCGTGCATTGCGCGGACCGCCTAATTCCGAATGGTCTTCGTCGGCTGTCCAGAGATAAGCCTCTCTTCCTAAATCATCGAAGCCCGCGAAGGAATTTCTGCCACCGTACTGGAAGTTGAATTCGTCCACATTGTCTCCAAGATAGGCGATAAGGATATCCGTTTCGGCGTCGCTGGGGATATGGTATCCGGCAGGGCAGAGTCCCCTAGTCACGGTACCGTCGGCCAGGTTCACGTAATTTTTCTGGTAAGATTTATCGAGCCCCATTGCGGCTGTCCAAGTATAGAGGCGACCGTACTGTTCGCAGTTTTCGGGTTTGTCCTCGTAGCACCAGTTTTCGCCGCTGATGTTGCAAGAGGTGTAATCCAAGTTTTCGATCATCCATGTCTGCGTACCGAAAGCTTTAATCTTGTAATGCTTGCAGTCGCGAATGTCGTAAACTTCGTTTTCGTATTCAACATCTGGACAATTTACAGGTTCGTCGGTGCAGGTGACATCTGCACCGCCGTTACCTCCATTGCCGCCATCGTTTCCACCGTTGTCGCTTGCGGAAGTGGAATCATCGCAGGCCATGAATGCCATCGCCAAGGAGATGGCCGCAATTTTATAAAGACTCTTCATGTTTTCCTCACTAAATGAATTTGCACACAAAATAAAAAAAAGACGCCCTCACATGGGAGCATCTTCTAAAAATCTGGTAGAGATCCTTCGACAAGCTCAGGGACCTTATTTCAGTTAGCGAGCTTGCGAAGCGTGAGCTTGGCGATTGGGAGCTATTTCAACTCGACCGTTTCGCTCTTGCCATCGACAGTCACCTTGTACTTGCCGGGGTAGCCACGGAACTTCACGTTGCCATCGGCGTCCGCCGTAAACGTCCCGTTGGTGGTCCACACCTTATGCCACAGGTCGTAAATGAGCTTTGCCGCCGGCTTTTCGCGACCGTCCATGGCGACGATACCGCCGTTTTTCACCCAGTGGCGGCCATCCCAGAAGCCCCACAGCAGAATGCCTTCGACAGCCGGGTGGCTAAAGGCGATGCGCAGGAACATCTCGTAACGCTTGGCCTGTTCCTCTTCGCCAAAATACATACCCTTCTGCCAGTCGCCAAAGTCAAGTTCGGTCACCTTGATCGGGAGTCCGAGAGAGCCGAGCCTGTCGAAGCGGGCCTTGATGAAGGCCGGGTTCAGCTGACGGTCGCCGAAGTGGCACTGCACGCCGATTCCGTGTACGGGCACCTTGCGGTCGAGCATACCCTTCACAAGTTCGTAGAAGCGGTCGGTTTCGCCGGCGGCCACCACGTTGTATTCGTTAATGAAAAGCTTTGCATCGGGGTCTGCACGATGTGCCCAGACATGGGCGGAATCCAGCAAGTCCCAGCCGCACTTGTTAAAGAGGTAAGGTTCGTGGAATGCCTCGTTCCACACGTCGTATTCCTTGATGCGGCCCTTGTATTCCTTGACGTCACGTTCAATGCGGGCCTTGATCTTTTTCGAGATATCCTTACAGCTACCCTGGTTGCCGAAATGCTTGTCGTAGCCGTAACCCTGATGGCCCCACATAAGCGTATGGGCGCGGAAACCCCACTTGTAGTCGTTCACGTAATCCAGGTACTGCTTGA is a window of uncultured Fibrobacter sp. DNA encoding:
- a CDS encoding FISUMP domain-containing protein → MKSLYKIAAISLAMAFMACDDSTSASDNGGNDGGNGGNGGADVTCTDEPVNCPDVEYENEVYDIRDCKHYKIKAFGTQTWMIENLDYTSCNISGENWCYEDKPENCEQYGRLYTWTAAMGLDKSYQKNYVNLADGTVTRGLCPAGYHIPSDAETDILIAYLGDNVDEFNFQYGGRNSFAGFDDLGREAYLWTADEDHSELGGPRNARSWSYWENFSFGGGSVFKDSGLSIRCVKD
- a CDS encoding endo-1,4-beta-xylanase, with amino-acid sequence MLKKFLTAFAIGASVGASALMAAPLLTNGDLSYGDGGWYIWNNPDGPAKYESKLGEMGLGVNGSEGVKLTVTELPNPSWGLQLQPPKWLADSAYYKLSFKAKGNVPINAIIQGGAPDWRQKESASFMLTKDWKEYSMVFLADQKGYGLNNVTFHVGLAKGWLQMDDVTIEKVEGMDDMTWYNNSAARIDSLRKKDLTLKAAPGAQVKVELMRHAFPFGTALALYATNDSVETWYRKTANKYFWYGVPENQFKWPEYEPKKGKIRRDEFKQYLDYVNDYKWGFRAHTLMWGHQGYGYDKHFGNQGSCKDISKKIKARIERDVKEYKGRIKEYDVWNEAFHEPYLFNKCGWDLLDSAHVWAHRADPDAKLFINEYNVVAAGETDRFYELVKGMLDRKVPVHGIGVQCHFGDRQLNPAFIKARFDRLGSLGLPIKVTELDFGDWQKGMYFGEEEQAKRYEMFLRIAFSHPAVEGILLWGFWDGRHWVKNGGIVAMDGREKPAAKLIYDLWHKVWTTNGTFTADADGNVKFRGYPGKYKVTVDGKSETVELK